Proteins from one Ranitomeya variabilis isolate aRanVar5 chromosome 1, aRanVar5.hap1, whole genome shotgun sequence genomic window:
- the REX1BD gene encoding required for excision 1-B domain-containing protein — translation MTDNDFQQLLQRFYQLQAERVETYHLFDEGHQAYLKSGPHYDFIRYRQLVHEITQAFNGISKELIQMKDRFRELHDRPDLSEHLEKIQELEKEKLELTARLQLAKQNAQDHPNDEAHQEEVHLVKQKIIKTVEAISEVLQDFKYDCEEIK, via the exons ACAGACAATGATTTCCAGCAACTTCTACAGAGATTTTACCAGCTACAAGCAGAACGCGTGGAGACATACCATCTCTTTGATGA GGGACATCAAGCTTATCTGAAATCTGGCCCACATTATGACTTTATCCGGTACCGGCAGTTGGTTCATGAGATTACGCAGGCTTTCAACGGCATCAGCAAAGAGCTTATCCAGATGAAGGATCGCTTCCGGGAACTGCACGATCGACCTGATCTTTCTGAACACCTGGAAAAGATCCAGGAGCTGGAGAAGGAGAAATTAGAGCTG ACTGCAAGATTACAGCTAGCAAAGCAGAATGCGCAAGACCACCCAAATGATGAGGCCCATCAAGAGGAGGTTCATCTTGTGAAACAGAA GATAATTAAAACCGTGGAAGCAATCAGTGAAGTACTGCAGGATTTCAAGTATGATTGTGAAGAAATAAAATGA